A stretch of Bacillus pseudomycoides DNA encodes these proteins:
- a CDS encoding DUF1963 domain-containing protein: MQKTLQNVLEKYNAIHLEKHILNSLEPTIQIHLRKGSDEQIAIGTSKLGGFPDLPDELKIPTYNEIPLHFIGQLNLEEVQSYHKGNPLPTKGMLYFFYDAEEQPWGFDLRDTGGHRVLYTENIDSLKRRELQTEVFPPSIISLQETWTLAKEKVGETGLSNDDEWDLYKEIEELYIDGLHHLLGVAQALQSEAMAEECHLVTNGMYLGNGYPSDKEIRSLSGSPQDWMLLLQLDTNDESEMDWGDTGLLYFWIKKEDLLRRNFENTWLILQCC, translated from the coding sequence ATGCAAAAAACGCTACAAAATGTACTCGAAAAATATAATGCCATTCATCTAGAAAAGCATATTTTAAATTCTCTTGAGCCAACAATTCAAATTCATCTACGTAAAGGATCTGATGAGCAAATAGCAATAGGAACGTCAAAATTAGGAGGTTTTCCAGATTTACCTGATGAATTAAAGATTCCAACATACAACGAGATACCGCTACACTTTATTGGGCAACTGAATTTAGAAGAAGTACAATCCTATCACAAAGGAAACCCACTACCTACAAAAGGCATGCTGTATTTCTTTTATGACGCAGAAGAACAACCATGGGGGTTTGACTTAAGAGATACCGGAGGACATCGTGTTCTGTACACGGAAAATATAGACAGCCTAAAACGACGAGAACTTCAAACAGAAGTGTTCCCTCCTTCAATCATTTCCCTTCAAGAAACTTGGACATTAGCAAAAGAAAAAGTCGGAGAAACAGGTTTATCAAATGATGATGAATGGGATCTTTATAAAGAAATAGAAGAATTGTATATCGATGGATTGCATCATTTACTCGGAGTAGCACAAGCTCTACAATCAGAAGCAATGGCAGAAGAGTGCCATCTTGTTACAAACGGAATGTATTTAGGAAACGGATATCCTTCAGATAAAGAGATAAGAAGTTTATCTGGCAGCCCTCAAGATTGGATGTTACTTTTACAACTTGATACCAACGATGAGTCTGAAATGGATTGGGGAGACACCGGTTTATTGTATTTCTGGATCAAAAAAGAAGATTTATTGCGAAGAAACTTTGAAAATACATGGTTAATTTTGCAATGTTGCTAA
- a CDS encoding MFS transporter translates to MLDKADGSIRNHMYTAEEQQKLYKRTLVIVSISQMFGGAGLAAGITVGALLAQQMLGTDAFAGLPSALFTMGSAGAALIVGRLSQRYGRRIGLATGFMVGGIGAIGVVLAALTNSIILLLASLLIYGAGTATNLQARYAGTDLANKKQRATAISTTMVMTTFGAVAGPNLVGVMGNFALSIGIPKLAGPFILSAAAFLLAGLALFVMLRPDPLIIANMIETYKQEHTNKGHAIVNKPIANKRGVTVGAIVMILTQIVMVAIMTMTPVHMEHHGHGLNEVGLVIGFHVGAMYLPSLVTGILVDKIGRMAMSIASGVILLSAGVVAAIAPSDSLILLIIALSLLGLGWNLGLISGTAQIVDATEPLTRAKTQGKVDVLIALAGASGGAMSGMVVANSSYAALSLAGGALALLLIPVVIWSRKGEER, encoded by the coding sequence ATGCTCGATAAAGCTGATGGTTCAATAAGGAATCATATGTATACAGCAGAAGAACAACAAAAGCTATATAAACGAACGTTAGTAATCGTAAGTATTTCACAAATGTTCGGTGGTGCGGGGTTAGCTGCTGGAATTACTGTAGGTGCACTTCTTGCACAGCAAATGCTTGGAACAGATGCATTCGCAGGATTGCCGTCTGCTTTATTTACAATGGGATCTGCAGGAGCGGCTTTAATAGTAGGTAGGCTTTCTCAACGTTATGGACGCCGGATCGGGCTTGCGACAGGATTTATGGTAGGGGGGATTGGTGCTATTGGTGTTGTACTTGCAGCTTTAACGAATAGTATTATCCTCTTACTTGCTTCCTTACTCATATATGGTGCAGGCACGGCTACAAATTTACAAGCTCGTTATGCCGGTACGGATTTAGCGAATAAGAAGCAACGGGCAACTGCTATTAGTACTACGATGGTTATGACGACTTTTGGAGCAGTGGCGGGACCAAACTTGGTTGGCGTAATGGGGAACTTTGCTCTCTCTATTGGTATTCCTAAACTTGCTGGTCCGTTCATATTATCAGCAGCTGCATTTTTGTTAGCAGGTCTCGCACTGTTCGTTATGCTTCGTCCAGATCCATTAATAATAGCGAACATGATAGAAACATATAAACAGGAACATACAAATAAAGGGCATGCGATAGTTAACAAACCGATAGCAAATAAAAGAGGTGTTACAGTCGGGGCCATCGTTATGATACTTACTCAAATTGTTATGGTTGCCATTATGACTATGACTCCAGTACATATGGAACACCATGGTCATGGATTAAATGAAGTAGGTCTTGTTATTGGATTTCATGTAGGAGCAATGTACCTTCCATCACTCGTTACGGGAATTCTTGTTGATAAGATTGGTCGAATGGCAATGAGTATTGCTTCCGGAGTCATACTACTTAGTGCGGGAGTGGTAGCTGCCATTGCACCGAGCGATTCTTTAATTCTCCTGATTATTGCTCTTTCTTTACTTGGATTAGGATGGAACCTTGGATTAATAAGTGGCACTGCTCAAATTGTTGATGCAACAGAACCTTTAACACGTGCAAAGACACAAGGGAAAGTAGATGTTTTGATTGCGCTGGCAGGTGCTTCTGGGGGAGCAATGTCCGGCATGGTGGTAGCGAATTCGAGTTATGCGGCATTATCATTAGCTGGAGGGGCGTTAGCTTTATTGCTTATTCCTGTTGTGATATGGTCTAGAAAAGGTGAAGAACGTTAA
- a CDS encoding MFS transporter — MQAVSKDKTVASPTLYRILFAISFGHFLNDSMQAVVPALFPILEKSMNLSYMQVGWIAFALNMTSSIMQPVFGMYSDKKPSPFLLPLGMFSSMLGMIGLAFAPNFIIVIISVLFIGLGSAVFHPEGARVAYMAAGAKRGLAQSIYQVGGNTGNSLAPIFTALIFVPLGQIGALGFTGFAVVGIVLLIFVSNWYKNELINGAVRRKKRAALEAENAIVSTHIKFVIVLLVFLTFVRSWYGAGIGNFYQFYLIEHYGLSIKNAQYFVFAFMIAGVLGTFFGGPLADRFGKKKIIVFSMLGSAPLALLLPHVSLGWVVPLFLCIGFISSSSFSVIVVYAQELVPGKVGMVSGLIVGLAFGLGALGAVVLGKLADVYSLQFIMVLCSSLPLIGLTSWLLPSDRKSR; from the coding sequence ATGCAGGCAGTGTCAAAGGACAAGACAGTAGCCTCACCGACGCTTTATCGTATTTTATTTGCGATTAGTTTCGGTCATTTTTTAAATGACTCGATGCAGGCTGTTGTACCAGCGTTATTTCCTATTTTGGAAAAGTCGATGAATTTATCATATATGCAAGTCGGGTGGATTGCATTTGCGCTGAATATGACGTCATCGATTATGCAACCGGTATTTGGAATGTATTCAGATAAGAAACCGTCACCATTTTTACTGCCGCTCGGTATGTTTTCAAGTATGCTCGGGATGATTGGTCTTGCATTTGCACCTAACTTTATTATCGTTATTATTTCTGTTTTATTTATTGGATTAGGATCAGCGGTCTTTCATCCTGAAGGAGCACGCGTTGCTTATATGGCAGCGGGGGCAAAACGTGGGTTAGCGCAGTCCATTTATCAAGTAGGAGGAAATACAGGGAATTCCCTTGCACCCATTTTTACAGCGTTAATCTTTGTTCCGCTTGGTCAAATAGGAGCGCTTGGATTTACAGGTTTTGCGGTAGTGGGTATTGTGTTACTCATTTTTGTTTCAAATTGGTACAAAAATGAATTGATCAATGGTGCTGTCAGAAGAAAGAAACGCGCAGCACTTGAAGCTGAAAATGCAATTGTGAGTACACATATTAAATTTGTAATCGTTCTTCTTGTTTTCTTAACTTTTGTTCGTTCTTGGTATGGAGCTGGCATCGGGAATTTCTATCAATTTTATTTAATAGAGCATTACGGTTTGTCTATTAAAAATGCGCAGTATTTCGTATTTGCATTTATGATTGCTGGGGTACTTGGCACATTCTTTGGCGGACCTTTGGCAGATCGATTTGGTAAGAAAAAGATTATCGTATTTTCAATGCTAGGTTCTGCACCGCTTGCACTTTTATTACCACATGTTTCTTTGGGATGGGTTGTTCCATTATTTTTATGTATCGGTTTTATTAGTTCTAGTAGCTTTAGTGTTATCGTTGTTTATGCACAAGAACTGGTTCCAGGGAAAGTTGGAATGGTGTCAGGATTAATTGTAGGTCTTGCATTTGGCCTTGGAGCGTTAGGGGCCGTTGTTCTTGGGAAATTAGCAGACGTGTATAGTTTACAATTTATTATGGTATTATGTAGTTCTTTACCATTAATTGGGCTTACATCATGGTTACTGCCAAGCGACCGAAAATCAAGATAG
- the cysK gene encoding cysteine synthase A: protein MKLCHNVTELIGDTPVVRLSRFVPKDAADVYVKLEMFNPSRSVKDRAAYNLIHMAEEQGLIKPGDTIIEPTSGNTGIGLAMNAAAKGYKAILIMPDNMSKERINLLKAYGAEVVLTPAEQRMPGAIAKAIELQKEIPNSFIPQQFENPANPNIHRYTTALEIYEQMDGELDAFVATAGTGGTITGTGETLKEKLPNLYIAVVEPKGSPVLSGGVPGPHKLVGTSPGFIPQNLNTEIYNEIIPIADEEALNTMRNLAKQEGILVGPSSGASAYAAIMIAKRLGAGKKVLCIAPDTGERYLSMGLFE, encoded by the coding sequence ATGAAACTATGTCACAATGTTACAGAGTTAATTGGAGATACACCAGTCGTACGATTATCACGATTTGTTCCAAAAGATGCAGCTGATGTATATGTGAAATTAGAAATGTTTAATCCATCTCGCAGTGTGAAAGACCGCGCTGCTTACAATTTAATTCATATGGCGGAAGAGCAAGGTCTTATTAAGCCAGGAGATACGATTATTGAACCGACAAGTGGAAACACGGGAATTGGTTTAGCGATGAACGCAGCTGCGAAAGGATACAAAGCCATTTTAATTATGCCGGATAATATGTCAAAAGAGCGGATTAACTTGCTTAAGGCATATGGAGCTGAAGTTGTTCTAACACCGGCAGAACAAAGAATGCCAGGAGCAATTGCCAAAGCGATAGAACTGCAAAAAGAAATACCAAATAGCTTTATCCCGCAGCAATTTGAAAATCCAGCAAACCCGAATATTCATCGCTATACAACAGCTCTTGAAATTTATGAACAAATGGATGGAGAGTTAGATGCTTTTGTAGCAACTGCCGGAACAGGCGGAACGATTACAGGGACAGGAGAAACATTGAAAGAGAAACTACCAAATTTATATATTGCAGTAGTGGAACCGAAAGGATCTCCTGTTTTATCTGGCGGTGTGCCTGGACCTCATAAACTAGTTGGAACAAGCCCAGGATTTATTCCGCAAAACTTAAATACGGAAATATATAATGAAATCATTCCAATTGCGGATGAGGAAGCACTTAATACAATGAGAAATCTAGCAAAACAAGAGGGAATATTAGTAGGACCATCTTCAGGTGCCTCGGCCTATGCCGCAATTATGATAGCGAAACGATTAGGTGCTGGTAAGAAAGTATTATGTATTGCGCCTGATACAGGAGAGCGTTATTTAAGTATGGGGTTGTTTGAATAA
- the hflX gene encoding GTPase HflX has product MEELVQKAILVGVNLNNESDFEYSMEELTNLAEACDVEVVGQVVQNLHRVNPSHYIGKGKIEEVSAFVKEADANMVIFNDELSPSQIRNLEADLDCKVIDRTILILDIFAQRAKTKEAQLQVEVAHLQYMMPRLIGLRESLGRQSGGVGTKNKGVGEKKLELDRRKIEEQIAVLNKELEALVAQRQTQRKQRKKNEIPVVSLVGYTNAGKSTIMNTMLEIFNGSIEKQVFEKDMLFATLETSVRNIELPDNKSFLLTDTVGFVSKLPHHLVKAFRSTLEEVAEADLLIHVVDYANPNYEQLIEITNQTLKQIGVENILTIYAYNKSDMMDVEIPKVQDNRVYLSAKQQIGIEELVEMIRSHIYKEYTKCEMLIPYDQGQVVSYFNDHAHVVSMSYENEGTKLSLECKTSDFEKYKRFVI; this is encoded by the coding sequence ATGGAAGAACTAGTACAAAAAGCGATATTAGTCGGAGTGAATTTAAATAATGAAAGTGATTTTGAATATTCGATGGAGGAGTTAACAAATCTTGCGGAAGCGTGTGATGTGGAAGTTGTAGGGCAAGTTGTGCAAAATTTACATCGCGTGAATCCATCGCATTATATCGGAAAAGGGAAAATTGAAGAAGTTTCTGCTTTTGTTAAGGAAGCAGATGCGAATATGGTTATTTTTAATGATGAATTATCACCTTCGCAAATTCGAAATTTAGAAGCTGATTTAGATTGTAAAGTCATTGATCGTACCATTTTGATATTAGATATTTTCGCTCAGCGTGCGAAGACGAAAGAAGCACAGTTGCAAGTTGAAGTAGCACATCTGCAATATATGATGCCTCGTTTAATTGGTCTTCGTGAATCTTTAGGGAGACAAAGCGGCGGCGTTGGTACGAAAAATAAAGGTGTCGGTGAGAAGAAATTAGAGCTCGACCGTCGTAAAATTGAAGAACAGATTGCAGTATTAAATAAAGAGTTAGAAGCGCTTGTTGCGCAGCGTCAAACGCAGCGTAAACAGCGTAAGAAAAATGAAATTCCAGTTGTTTCATTAGTTGGATATACAAATGCGGGGAAATCAACAATTATGAATACGATGCTTGAGATCTTTAATGGTTCTATCGAGAAGCAAGTATTTGAAAAGGATATGTTATTTGCGACACTGGAAACATCGGTGCGAAATATTGAACTTCCAGATAATAAATCATTTTTATTAACAGATACAGTTGGTTTTGTAAGTAAATTACCACATCATCTTGTGAAAGCATTCCGTTCAACCTTAGAAGAAGTGGCGGAGGCAGATTTATTGATTCATGTGGTAGATTATGCAAACCCGAATTACGAACAATTAATTGAGATTACAAATCAAACTTTAAAACAAATTGGTGTTGAAAACATCCTGACGATTTATGCGTATAACAAATCAGATATGATGGACGTTGAAATTCCAAAAGTGCAGGATAATCGGGTGTATCTATCAGCAAAACAACAAATTGGTATAGAAGAGCTTGTAGAAATGATTCGTTCACACATTTACAAAGAGTATACAAAGTGTGAAATGCTTATTCCTTATGACCAAGGGCAAGTTGTATCCTATTTTAATGATCATGCACATGTTGTATCTATGAGTTATGAAAATGAAGGTACAAAACTTTCACTTGAATGTAAGACGAGTGATTTTGAAAAATATAAGCGTTTTGTTATTTAA
- a CDS encoding sodium-dependent transporter, with protein MDSQQWTSKLGFVLAAAGSAIGLGAIWKFPYMAGIGGGGAFFLIFIGFTLLIGLPLLLAEFVIGRSTQKEAVDAYKEIAPKTLWPWVGKLGIVTCFILLSFYSVVGGWILLYLWNAITGRLWEGNGAYEATFGEIISNPYLAVGSQLLFILITIFIVSKGVQNGVEKVNKYFMPALFVLFFILIIRALTLDGAWEGVRFFLQPDFSHVTSEIVLYAMGQSFFSLSVGVAVMVTYSSYLPKEESLPRSAFSIVGLTLVITLLAGLAIFPVVFAFGMEPSQGPGLLFIVLPAIFSKMAFGKLFFIVFLLLFFFATITSAISMLEISVASLTTKGKGKREKMALIVGLLIFVVGIPSALSYGVLSDVKLFGKTVFDLADFAVSNVLMPLGVLLVAIFVPLKMKKDVLMRELGVSKNKGYKLFLLWLFLLRYIAPIAIIVVFLNVIGVI; from the coding sequence ATGGATTCACAGCAATGGACATCGAAATTAGGTTTTGTTTTAGCTGCGGCTGGTTCAGCGATTGGACTTGGAGCAATTTGGAAGTTCCCATACATGGCCGGTATTGGAGGGGGCGGTGCGTTCTTCCTTATTTTCATCGGTTTTACTTTATTAATTGGTTTACCGTTATTATTGGCGGAATTTGTAATCGGAAGAAGCACACAAAAAGAGGCTGTTGATGCGTATAAAGAAATAGCTCCTAAAACATTATGGCCGTGGGTTGGTAAGCTAGGGATTGTAACATGTTTCATATTGCTTTCTTTCTACAGTGTTGTCGGAGGTTGGATTTTATTATATTTATGGAATGCAATTACAGGTAGATTATGGGAAGGAAATGGTGCATACGAAGCAACATTTGGTGAAATCATTTCCAATCCATATTTAGCAGTTGGCTCACAGCTATTATTCATTCTTATTACTATTTTTATCGTAAGTAAAGGTGTTCAAAATGGCGTTGAAAAAGTAAATAAATACTTTATGCCAGCACTATTTGTTCTATTTTTTATATTAATTATTCGTGCTCTTACATTAGATGGAGCATGGGAAGGAGTTCGCTTCTTCTTACAACCGGACTTCTCGCATGTAACATCTGAAATTGTTTTATATGCGATGGGACAATCGTTCTTCTCTTTATCTGTCGGGGTAGCAGTAATGGTAACGTATAGTTCATATTTACCGAAAGAAGAAAGTTTACCACGTTCAGCATTTTCAATTGTTGGTTTAACACTTGTGATTACATTGCTTGCGGGGCTAGCGATTTTCCCTGTAGTGTTCGCATTTGGAATGGAACCATCGCAAGGACCAGGACTACTATTTATCGTATTACCAGCTATTTTTAGTAAAATGGCATTTGGAAAACTATTTTTCATTGTTTTCTTATTACTATTCTTCTTTGCGACAATCACATCAGCGATTTCTATGCTGGAAATTAGCGTTGCCTCTTTAACAACAAAAGGTAAGGGGAAACGTGAAAAAATGGCATTGATTGTTGGATTGTTAATCTTTGTGGTTGGAATCCCATCAGCCCTATCATACGGTGTATTAAGTGATGTGAAACTGTTTGGGAAAACAGTCTTTGATTTAGCAGACTTTGCAGTAAGTAACGTTCTTATGCCACTTGGTGTATTATTAGTTGCGATTTTTGTTCCATTAAAGATGAAGAAAGATGTATTAATGAGAGAACTTGGTGTAAGTAAAAATAAAGGATATAAATTATTTTTACTATGGTTATTCTTACTTCGCTATATAGCACCAATTGCAATTATTGTTGTATTTTTAAATGTAATTGGAGTAATTTAA
- a CDS encoding Vga family ABC-F type ribosomal protection protein → MFLLEANHIKYYVQDRLLLDVDQLQIHQNARIGLVGRNGSGKTTLFQMLAGKISPEEGNVIQHTRCELLPQLKRTDTTKSGGEVTQEYIQKALVKDPELLLADEPTTNLDTEHIEWLEKKLRKWQGAFIVISHDRAFLDTLCTTIWELHEGKIKEYTGNYSDYVKQKEVERQQEQVAYETYDKKKKQLEEALKLKEKKAERATNTPKKVSKSEARITGAKPYFAKKQKKLQKTATAIETRLEKLEKVEKVKELSPIKMNLPNAETFKNRIILRVDGVTGKVGERVLWSKTSFHIRGGDKLAIIGSNGSGKTTFVKKIMNQEYGIKLSPAVKIGYFSQNLNILDTEKSIIENVQLSSKQDETLIRTVLARMHFFRDDVYKPVGVLSGGERVKVALTKLFLSDINTLVLDEPTNFLDMEAVEALESLLKEYEGSVIFVSHDRRFIENIATRILAIRNQKIELFEGNYQQYKLNQVEKTRDTKEDKLLLLETKISEVLSRLSIEPSEELEIEFQKLLKEKREL, encoded by the coding sequence ATGTTTTTATTAGAAGCAAATCATATAAAGTACTATGTACAGGATCGTTTATTATTAGATGTGGATCAACTGCAAATTCATCAAAATGCTCGAATTGGGTTAGTAGGTAGAAATGGAAGCGGGAAAACAACGTTATTTCAAATGTTAGCTGGGAAAATTTCTCCAGAAGAAGGGAACGTTATTCAACATACTAGGTGTGAACTTTTACCGCAGCTTAAACGAACAGATACAACCAAAAGTGGTGGTGAAGTGACGCAAGAATATATTCAAAAAGCTCTTGTGAAAGACCCGGAACTTTTACTAGCAGACGAACCGACAACAAATCTTGATACAGAGCATATCGAATGGTTGGAGAAGAAACTAAGGAAGTGGCAGGGGGCATTTATTGTTATTTCACATGACCGGGCATTTTTAGATACTCTTTGCACGACCATATGGGAATTGCATGAAGGGAAAATAAAAGAGTATACAGGCAACTATAGCGATTATGTAAAACAAAAAGAAGTAGAGAGGCAACAAGAACAAGTAGCTTATGAAACCTATGACAAAAAGAAAAAGCAGCTAGAAGAAGCATTAAAATTAAAAGAGAAAAAAGCTGAAAGAGCAACAAATACGCCAAAAAAGGTAAGTAAATCCGAAGCAAGAATTACAGGAGCAAAGCCATACTTTGCCAAAAAGCAAAAGAAGCTACAAAAAACAGCAACGGCCATTGAAACGAGATTAGAAAAGCTTGAAAAGGTAGAAAAAGTAAAAGAGCTCTCACCAATTAAGATGAATTTGCCGAATGCAGAAACGTTTAAAAACCGGATTATTCTTCGTGTAGATGGTGTAACAGGTAAAGTTGGGGAACGTGTGCTTTGGAGCAAAACAAGTTTTCACATTCGAGGCGGTGATAAATTAGCGATTATCGGTTCAAATGGAAGTGGGAAAACGACATTTGTAAAAAAAATCATGAACCAAGAATATGGTATTAAGCTTTCACCAGCTGTTAAAATCGGCTATTTTAGTCAAAACTTAAACATATTAGATACGGAGAAATCAATTATCGAAAATGTCCAGCTCTCTTCAAAACAGGATGAAACACTGATTCGAACGGTTCTGGCGAGAATGCATTTTTTCAGAGATGATGTCTATAAGCCTGTAGGGGTTTTAAGTGGCGGTGAGCGAGTGAAAGTAGCATTAACAAAGCTATTTTTAAGTGATATTAATACTTTAGTTTTAGATGAACCGACAAATTTTCTTGATATGGAAGCTGTTGAAGCATTAGAATCTCTTCTAAAAGAGTACGAAGGGAGTGTAATCTTTGTCTCACATGATCGCCGGTTTATCGAAAATATTGCTACACGAATTTTAGCAATCCGTAATCAAAAGATTGAATTATTTGAAGGGAACTATCAGCAATATAAACTCAATCAAGTGGAAAAGACGCGAGATACGAAAGAAGATAAGCTTCTTTTACTTGAAACAAAAATATCGGAAGTGCTAAGTCGCTTAAGTATCGAACCGTCCGAAGAATTAGAAATAGAATTTCAAAAACTTTTAAAAGAAAAAAGAGAATTATAA
- a CDS encoding polyphosphate kinase 2 family protein — protein sequence MIKDRLAQVDLTKRMESKSKYNKKLEKYQRRLLALQQILQKEKIAVIMAMEGWDAAGKGGAIKRITEHLDPRGFQVNPIGAPAPHEKRYHYLQRFWREIPQYGQITIFDRSWYGRVLVERVEGFATKEEWTRAYDEINDFEKLLTDDHYIVAKFFYHISKDEQLARFKDREQNPLKRWKITDEDWRNREKWDEYARAMEEMFEKTDKPNARWNIIASNDKLYARVKTLKVIISLIEDYFLEHGIELPSYYYEMKEKMQEESEHVQNISH from the coding sequence ATGATAAAAGATCGTCTTGCTCAAGTAGATTTAACGAAAAGAATGGAATCAAAATCAAAGTATAATAAGAAACTTGAAAAGTATCAAAGGCGCTTGTTAGCGTTGCAGCAAATTTTACAAAAAGAAAAAATAGCTGTTATCATGGCCATGGAAGGTTGGGATGCAGCTGGAAAAGGGGGAGCCATTAAACGGATTACTGAGCATCTTGATCCGCGTGGATTTCAAGTAAATCCAATTGGTGCGCCTGCTCCTCATGAAAAACGTTACCATTACTTGCAACGCTTCTGGAGGGAAATTCCTCAGTATGGCCAAATTACTATTTTTGATCGCTCTTGGTACGGTCGTGTATTGGTTGAGCGTGTAGAGGGGTTTGCTACAAAGGAAGAGTGGACGAGAGCATATGATGAAATTAATGATTTTGAAAAATTATTAACAGATGATCATTACATAGTAGCAAAATTCTTTTATCATATTAGTAAGGATGAACAGTTAGCGCGATTTAAAGATCGAGAGCAAAATCCTCTTAAGAGATGGAAAATTACAGATGAAGATTGGCGCAATCGTGAAAAGTGGGATGAATATGCCCGGGCAATGGAAGAAATGTTTGAGAAAACGGATAAACCGAATGCAAGATGGAATATTATCGCTAGTAACGATAAATTATATGCACGTGTGAAAACATTGAAAGTGATTATTTCATTAATTGAAGACTATTTTTTAGAACATGGAATAGAACTTCCATCATACTATTATGAAATGAAAGAGAAAATGCAAGAGGAAAGCGAACACGTGCAAAATATAAGTCATTAA
- a CDS encoding polysaccharide biosynthesis protein, whose translation MSTSKVLKGTALLSGATMISRILGFIYFFPFQLLVGTQGVALYGYAYSWYGILLSFSTAGIPIAVSKFVAKYNALGDYSTSKKLYNSSVRLMLLMGFAGFLILFVSAPYISQFIIRSKTPDPGFIADVTLTMRALSFALIIVPAMSVTRGYFQGFQHMKPSAVSQVVEQIARVVFILVGSFIVTKLLGGSVASSVAVATFGAVIGAIASVSILIMYWKRYNNLKPPEGELKSRSSHIPLKSIYMELLRYAIPIVFVGIAIPLYTLVDQYTVADALRALGEPLKTANSVFAYITNYAQKLIMIPASLATGFSLTIIPAITKSFTGGKTEELQEQITKIFQVLLFFTIPAAFGLASIAYDAFRMVYVSPDIASGGSQYLISYAPSAILSAIFTVSAAILQGIDYQRKTMIAFSIGILVKVVVNTPLLYLLGGHGAVLGTILGYLVSDIIMLYCIVKFAKFDIAETAKTVFLITIYSAAMSAVVIGLKAIIGWLIPGQPYIESLLIVIICGVVGGFVYLTFVLTSGLAARILGDQINRLPVLKKLVK comes from the coding sequence TTGTCTACTTCAAAAGTTTTAAAAGGGACCGCTTTACTAAGCGGTGCCACAATGATTTCACGTATTTTAGGTTTTATATACTTCTTCCCCTTTCAATTATTAGTTGGTACACAAGGGGTTGCTTTATATGGATATGCATATTCTTGGTATGGCATCTTACTCAGTTTTTCAACAGCTGGTATCCCAATTGCTGTATCTAAATTTGTAGCAAAATACAACGCATTAGGCGACTATAGTACAAGTAAAAAACTATATAATTCTAGCGTAAGATTGATGCTATTAATGGGCTTTGCTGGATTTTTAATCTTATTTGTCAGCGCACCTTATATATCACAATTTATCATTCGCTCGAAGACACCTGATCCTGGGTTTATCGCTGATGTGACACTTACAATGCGAGCATTAAGTTTCGCACTTATTATCGTACCAGCAATGAGCGTTACACGTGGTTATTTCCAAGGTTTTCAGCATATGAAGCCAAGTGCTGTTTCCCAAGTTGTAGAACAGATTGCACGTGTCGTTTTCATCTTAGTTGGTAGTTTCATCGTTACAAAATTATTAGGTGGTTCTGTAGCCTCTTCGGTTGCAGTCGCTACATTTGGTGCTGTTATCGGAGCAATTGCCAGTGTGTCAATTTTAATCATGTACTGGAAAAGATACAATAATTTGAAACCACCTGAAGGGGAACTCAAATCAAGATCATCTCATATCCCATTAAAAAGTATCTATATGGAATTACTTCGTTACGCAATCCCAATTGTATTTGTAGGAATTGCTATTCCGCTCTATACACTGGTGGATCAATATACGGTTGCTGATGCCCTTAGAGCCCTTGGAGAACCACTAAAAACAGCTAATAGTGTTTTTGCTTATATAACGAACTATGCACAAAAATTAATTATGATTCCCGCTTCACTCGCAACAGGATTTTCACTTACCATTATTCCAGCGATAACGAAATCCTTTACAGGCGGAAAAACAGAAGAATTACAAGAACAAATCACAAAGATTTTCCAAGTGTTATTATTCTTCACAATCCCTGCTGCATTCGGACTCGCTAGCATCGCATATGATGCATTTCGTATGGTCTATGTGAGCCCTGATATCGCATCAGGTGGATCACAATATTTGATTTCTTATGCACCATCAGCCATATTAAGCGCCATTTTCACTGTTTCTGCAGCTATTTTGCAAGGAATTGATTATCAACGAAAAACAATGATTGCCTTCTCTATTGGTATTCTTGTAAAAGTCGTAGTGAATACGCCACTTCTATACTTATTAGGTGGACATGGTGCCGTACTTGGAACAATCCTTGGATATCTCGTTTCTGATATCATTATGCTATATTGTATTGTCAAATTTGCAAAATTTGATATTGCAGAAACAGCTAAAACGGTATTTCTTATTACCATTTACTCCGCAGCAATGTCCGCTGTCGTAATCGGATTAAAAGCGATTATAGGATGGCTAATCCCTGGACAACCTTATATTGAATCATTACTCATCGTTATCATATGCGGCGTAGTTGGAGGATTTGTTTATCTTACTTTCGTATTAACAAGTGGACTTGCGGCACGCATTCTTGGCGATCAGATTAATCGTTTACCTGTATTGAAAAAATTAGTAAAATAA